Proteins encoded together in one Coffea arabica cultivar ET-39 chromosome 2c, Coffea Arabica ET-39 HiFi, whole genome shotgun sequence window:
- the LOC113725619 gene encoding uncharacterized protein, whose protein sequence is MGTSHHYCRLQFLPKINLGATNILFRNTSTALARLLIPITSSQHNPTTITSSRRQKSVRSRSYSSDHQKETQTMEHVVVDGSEVVVKDPQSLCHKISSIRLAGPEKLQVIADFDATLTKYWIDGRRGQSSHGLLRQGSPEYDEKRQKLYEYYHPLEFDPTIPLDQKAKLMEEWWGKSHALLVEGGLTYDAIKKSVTNSTIAFREGVVELFEFLEEKDVPVLVFSAGLADIIEEVFRQKLHRSFKNVRVVSNQMIFDQNGQLVSFKGKTIHVLNKNEHALDMAAPVHDRIDNVNGLNEDNSFVKKRTNVLLLGDHIGDLGMSDGLNYETRISVGFLNDNVENSLESYQKAFDVVYLNDTSMQGVVKLASQLCQT, encoded by the exons ATGGGCACTTCTCACCACTATTGTAGACTCCAATTCCTTCCTAAGATCAACCTCGGTGCTACTAACATACTGTTTAGGAACACTAGCACTGCTCTAGCCCGCCTTCTCATACCCATCACCTCGTCTCAACACAACCCCACCACCATCACCAGTAGCAGGAG ACAGAAAAGTGTACGTAGCAGAAGCTACAGCAGTGATCACCAAAAAGAAACCCAAACAATGGAGCACGTAGTTGTCGATGGCTCTGAGGTTGTAGTCAAGGACCCTCAATCCCTTTGCCACAAGATTTCTTCTATTCGCCTTGCGGGTCCCGAAAAGCTCcag GTGATTGCAGATTTTGATGCTACGTTAACGAAGTACTGGATCGATGGACGTCGAGGGCAAA GTAGCCACGGTCTTTTGCGGCAAGGGAGTCCTGAATATGATGAGAAGAGGCAGAAGTTATATGAATACTACCATCCTTTGGAATTTGATCCAACGATTCCACTCGATCAAAAAGCAAAACTCATGGAAGAGTG GTGGGGAAAAAGTCATGCTCTCCTCGTTGAGGGAGGCCTTACCTATGATGCAATTAAGAAATCTGTGACTAATTCTACAATTGCATTTAGGGAGGGTGTAGTTGAACTATTCGAGTTTTTGGAG GAAAAAGATGTTCCAGTTCTTGTATTTTCTGCTGGTCTTGCCGATATAATAGAGGAG GTATTCAGGCAGAAACTTCATAGATCCTTCAAAAATGTCAGGGTTGTATCCAACCAGATGATATTTGACCAGAATGGCCAGCTAGTGTCTTTCAAAG GAAAGACAATTCATGTTCTGAATAAGAATGAGCATGCGCTTGATATGGCTGCACCTGTTCATGATAGAATTGACAATGTCAATGGGCTAAATGAAGACAATTCCTTTGTAAAGAAGAGAACTAATGTGCTGCTACTTGGTGATCACATTGGAGACCTGGGAATGTCTGATGGTCTCAACTATGAAACGCGGATCTCTGTTGGATTTCT GAATGACAATGTGGAAAACTCTCTTGAGAGCTATCAGAAGGCCTTTGATGTAGTTTATCTG AACGACACATCCATGCAGGGAGTAGTAAAGCTTGCCTCCCAGCTATGCCAGACTTGA
- the LOC113725620 gene encoding uncharacterized protein — MKSMKGKLLKKLKTIKTIGYPKPDRILQVSAADGYVPDSPPNSAIKAQNQSVLLQEETKKIIRRTVRDQEPEIIDVSELMKDLEDQEMEIDDDDINDKENIRPQSSAKNPVFNTENLESLSPLKQKNDSSVPKELRGGDTKAAPLAEINGSNFRRPNLDSGTLFDPNLLEAFEQAVMEVKAQEAERRAKIEEKIWQGIEEEPPLKARKIEETADPLLNFEEKCPPGGSDSVILYTTGLRGIRKTFEDCHSIRFLLENFRILFFERDISMHSEFREELWQIFGGKVVPPRLFIKGRYVGGAEEVLGLHEQGRLRPLLGGIPIDSSNGHCEGCAGVRFIMCFNCNGSRKIKPEDGGGGESVNCPQCNENGLLICPMCC; from the coding sequence ATGAAGTCAATGAAAGGAAAGCTACTCAAGAAATTGAAGACCATTAAAACAATTGGTTACCCGAAGCCGGATAGGATCCTTCAGGTCAGTGCAGCAGATGGGTACGTTCCTGATTCACCTCCCAATTCAGCTATCAAAGCTCAGAATCAGTCTGTGCTCCTTCAAGAAGAGACCAAGAAGATTATTCGGAGAACTGTTCGAGATCAAGAACCTGAGATTATTGATGTTTCCGAGCTAATGAAAGATCTTGAGGATCAAGAGATGGAGATTGATGACGACGACATCAACGATAAAGAGAACATTAGGCCTCAATCAAGCGCAAAAAATCCGGTCTTTAACACGGAGAACCTGGAGAGCTTGAGCCCTTTAAAGCAAAAGAACGACTCTTCGGTGCCGAAAGAGTTGAGGGGCGGAGATACAAAAGCTGCACCCCTAGCTGAGATCAATGGGTCTAATTTCAGGAGGCCGAATTTAGATTCTGGAACCCTTTTTGATCCCAATCTTCTCGAAGCATTTGAGCAAGCAGTCATGGAAGTTAAAGCACAAGAAGCAGAGAGAAGGGctaaaatagaagaaaaaatttggcAAGGTATCGAGGAAGAACCGCCTCTAAAAGCTCGAAAAATTGAGGAAACTGCTGATCCtttattaaattttgaagagaagtGTCCACCAGGTGGTTCTGATTCGGTGATTCTGTACACGACAGGGCTTAGAGGGATTCGAAAGACGTTTGAAGACTGTCACAGTATTCgatttttgttggaaaatttccGAATTTTGTTCTTTGAGAGGGATATATCAATGCATTCAGAGTTTAGGGAAGAGTTATGGCAGATATTTGGTGGAAAAGTGGTGCCTCCTAGGCTGTTTATTAAGGGGAGGTACGTTGGTGGAGCAGAGGAGGTTTTGGGACTGCATGAACAGGGAAGGCTTAGGCCATTGCTCGGAGGAATTCCTATTGACTCCTCTAACGGGCACTGCGAAGGATGTGCTGGTGTAAGGTTTATCATGTGTTTCAACTGCAACGGAAGCCGGAAAATCAAACCGGAAGATGGGGGTGGTGGGGAGTCCGTCAACTGTCCACAATGTAATGAGAACGGATTGCTCATATGCCCCATGTGTTGTTGA
- the LOC113721560 gene encoding RING-H2 finger protein ATL70-like: MNSTSEATKDEPSDNQGPETVGPYGYSIGISFGILLALVIITYCYYIYTRFRSNTNNRNHPFLRRNSMNTTAASFSVNDDSASIPQGLDEATILSYPKLLYSQAKNPDGASTASGCSICLQDYKDTDMLRLLPECGHFFHLKCVDPWLKLNPTCPVCRNSPMPSPLEHPLAVENMVPLSTR; encoded by the coding sequence ATGAATAGCACATCAGAGGCAACCAAAGATGAACCCAGTGATAATCAAGGTCCAGAAACCGTTGGACCCTATGGCTATAGCATTGGGATTTCTTTTGGGATCCTTCTAGCTCTCGTAATCATCACATATTGTTATTACATCTACACTCGCTTCCGTTCCAATACTAACAACAGAAACCACCCCTTCCTTCGCAGAAACTCCATGAATACTACTGCAGCCTCTTTCTCTGTCAATGATGATTCAGCGAGCATCCCACAAGGCTTAGATGAAGCCACCATACTTTCATATCCAAAACTCCTCTACTCTCAAGCTAAGAATCCTGATGGTGCCAGCACAGCTTCAGGCTGCTCAATTTGCTTGCAGGACTACAAAGATACGGATATGCTCAGACTGTTACCTGAATGTGGGCATTTTTTCCACCTCAAGTGCGTTGATCCTTGGTTAAAGCTTAACCCCACTTGTCCAGTCTGTCGAAATTCACCAATGCCATCTCCCCTGGAACATCCTCTCGCTGTGGAGAATATGGTTCCCTTATCTACAAGATAG
- the LOC113725621 gene encoding RING-H2 finger protein ATL70-like, with the protein MNGGTVDSSSSRRSNSINFSKGAIDDVAYSIGLSLLVLVVLVIISYISYKCNRLSSHSSTTNFSFYRTHDDSITAQQLGGLDKATLVNYPKLLYSQAKPHKGDDPAASACSICLSDYKETDMLRLLPECGHIFHLKCIDPWLMLHPTCPICRSSPLPTPLAEVVPTSMHQN; encoded by the coding sequence ATGAATGGCGGCACAGTGGACAGCTCTAGTAGTCGTCGTTCAAATAGCATCAATTTCAGCAAGGGTGCTATTGATGATGTAGCCTACAGCATCGGATTATCACTTCTAGTCCTTGTTGTATTAGTGATCATCTCCTACATCTCCTACAAATGCAACCGGCTGTCTTCTCATTCCAGCACCACCAACTTCTCCTTCTACCGAACCcatgatgattcaatcaccgCGCAGCAGCTAGGCGGCCTGGATAAGGCGACCCTTGTGAATTACCCAAAATTGTTATATTCTCAGGCTAAGCCTCACAAAGGAGATGATCCCGCTGCTTCAGCCTGCTCAATCTGTTTGTCTGATTATAAAGAAACTGACATGCTCAGGCTGTTGCCGGAGTGCGGCCACATCTTCCACCTCAAGTGTATTGATCCTTGGTTAATGCTTCATCCCACTTGCCCAATCTGTCGCAGCTCGCCGCTGCCAACTCCTCTTGCAGAGGTTGTTCCCACGTCTATGCATCAAAATTGA